In Niallia sp. FSL W8-0635, one genomic interval encodes:
- a CDS encoding ATP-binding cassette domain-containing protein, whose translation MTMNKKIIDSSEWAVEARGLVKVFGDNRAVDGVDLNVRAGSIYGVLGPNGAGKTTTIRMLATLLKADEGSAKIFGYDIVKEPQLVRQLIGVTGQYASVDESLSATENLIIFSRLLGLGRAESKSKAMELLEEFGLTEAAKRPLKNFSGGMRRRLDLAASLIAQPPLIFLDEPTTGLDPRTRNQMWDTIRKLVNGGSTVLLTTQYLQEADELADRVAVIDHGKVVAEGTVNDLKESIGTSSLHLSIQNERYMQDARLIVERVLNVQSAVSAEGGKITAPMADADKVTDLLITLKEAGISLAELSVQKPTLDEVFLTITGSKENTVNKSSKLEELV comes from the coding sequence ATGACAATGAATAAAAAGATTATAGATAGTAGTGAATGGGCTGTGGAGGCTCGTGGGTTGGTGAAGGTGTTTGGTGATAATCGTGCCGTTGATGGGGTGGATTTAAACGTTCGCGCTGGTTCTATTTATGGGGTGCTTGGTCCTAATGGTGCGGGGAAAACAACTACGATTAGAATGCTCGCAACGTTGCTGAAGGCAGATGAAGGTTCTGCGAAGATTTTTGGCTACGATATAGTAAAAGAGCCACAGCTTGTGCGTCAATTAATTGGTGTAACAGGTCAGTATGCTTCTGTTGATGAGTCCCTAAGCGCAACGGAGAACTTAATTATTTTTTCTCGTCTTTTAGGGCTAGGGCGTGCAGAATCAAAGAGTAAAGCGATGGAATTACTAGAAGAGTTTGGCTTAACAGAAGCAGCGAAACGTCCATTGAAAAATTTCTCAGGAGGAATGCGTAGACGACTTGATTTAGCTGCGAGTCTTATTGCTCAACCACCGCTTATCTTTTTAGACGAACCAACTACTGGACTAGATCCACGCACTCGCAATCAAATGTGGGATACAATCCGGAAATTAGTAAATGGAGGATCAACAGTACTACTGACAACACAATACCTGCAAGAGGCAGATGAACTTGCTGATCGAGTTGCAGTCATTGACCATGGGAAAGTGGTCGCAGAAGGAACTGTAAATGATCTAAAGGAATCTATCGGTACTTCATCCTTACATTTAAGTATTCAAAACGAGCGATATATGCAGGATGCTCGTTTAATCGTGGAGCGTGTGCTTAATGTCCAATCAGCTGTATCAGCAGAAGGTGGAAAAATAACAGCACCTATGGCAGATGCTGATAAAGTAACAGATTTACTTATCACCCTAAAAGAGGCTGGTATTTCATTAGCTGAGCTAAGTGTGCAAAAACCAACATTAGATGAGGTTTTTCTTACTATCACTGGTTCAAAAGAAAATACAGTGAATAAATCTAGTAAATTGGAGGAGTTAGTATGA
- a CDS encoding DUF4179 domain-containing protein — protein MIKKPIKQEISEIEFPKHEVFHAINKGLKRGRREKRMATKSSSIKKWGIISSIAASAFLTSGLLFAPVTSVLAAVPIVGPIYEKFSMQIGVELLENNLITQLNKEAKSNGINMIITSAYYDGNVIGITFKATGDKISLDKIGDKGPETGYSFHLFNGKEQQQWSASMTALEKMEDGYVAAVEFYNPDANLPEDYTLPLTFTSITGVKGSWRFDIPVKQIPSETITTTGESIFKEDKDYSIHIDSVTKGKATTLLNYKTTFPLTGQNDEIILTVFDNKGTRLTKSHADILSVKQLDNVIVKDTRELFTSKIKESATALIIQPEIRQYEEDTVSSLEKTSPFVIESKRFDYQLKVNDIKQSGKLLIIDYTILNVNSKEFRKDIIQNFADFIKLIKNDQIFKDENGELDLNKMLEHQILSNEAKLIDRTNLHFQSIFTINTDEFDKNEYSLMVPFGTLSSNKPIKMEPLEIELK, from the coding sequence ATGATCAAAAAGCCTATTAAACAAGAAATTAGTGAGATAGAATTCCCTAAGCATGAAGTCTTTCATGCCATTAATAAAGGATTAAAAAGAGGTCGCAGAGAAAAAAGAATGGCAACAAAGTCTAGTAGTATTAAAAAATGGGGGATTATTTCCTCAATAGCAGCTTCTGCTTTTCTTACATCTGGTCTGCTGTTTGCCCCAGTAACCAGTGTTTTAGCAGCTGTACCGATTGTAGGTCCAATCTATGAAAAATTCAGTATGCAAATTGGAGTAGAATTATTAGAAAACAATTTAATCACTCAGTTAAATAAAGAAGCAAAAAGTAATGGAATAAATATGATCATTACAAGTGCTTATTATGATGGGAATGTAATTGGAATAACTTTTAAAGCAACTGGTGACAAAATTTCTTTAGATAAAATAGGGGATAAAGGACCTGAGACAGGTTATAGCTTCCACCTTTTTAATGGAAAGGAGCAACAACAATGGTCCGCTAGTATGACTGCCTTAGAAAAAATGGAAGATGGTTATGTCGCCGCTGTAGAATTTTATAATCCTGATGCTAATTTACCTGAAGATTATACGCTTCCGCTAACATTCACCTCGATTACAGGAGTAAAAGGAAGTTGGAGATTTGATATTCCTGTAAAACAAATTCCTTCAGAAACAATTACCACTACAGGAGAAAGTATTTTCAAGGAGGACAAGGACTATTCTATTCATATAGATTCCGTTACCAAAGGCAAAGCCACAACCTTATTAAACTATAAAACAACTTTTCCATTAACAGGGCAAAATGATGAGATCATTCTAACTGTATTTGATAATAAAGGAACTAGATTAACAAAGAGCCATGCCGATATTCTGTCTGTTAAGCAACTTGATAACGTCATAGTAAAAGATACGAGAGAATTATTCACCAGTAAAATAAAGGAAAGTGCTACAGCTTTAATCATTCAACCTGAAATTAGGCAATATGAAGAAGACACAGTAAGCTCCCTAGAAAAGACTTCCCCCTTTGTTATAGAAAGCAAAAGATTCGATTATCAATTAAAGGTAAATGATATCAAACAAAGTGGAAAGCTACTTATCATTGACTATACTATCCTAAATGTGAATTCGAAAGAGTTTAGGAAGGATATTATTCAAAACTTCGCTGACTTCATCAAGCTTATAAAGAATGATCAAATCTTTAAAGATGAGAATGGAGAGCTAGACTTAAACAAAATGCTAGAACATCAAATTCTTAGTAATGAAGCAAAATTAATTGATCGTACTAATCTGCATTTCCAATCTATATTTACCATTAACACAGATGAATTTGACAAGAATGAATACTCCTTAATGGTTCCCTTTGGCACTTTAAGTAGTAATAAGCCTATAAAAATGGAACCATTGGAAATAGAATTAAAATAA
- a CDS encoding ABC transporter permease, which produces MSSTTMKPAHGRKLRDNSSFRQAVRNSLTMAYRGLLKIKRTPEQLFDVTLQPILFTLMFTYIFGGAISGNVQNYLPVIIPGILVQTVITTSVVTGVQLREDMDKGVFDRFKSLPIARISPLAGALLADTIRYTIATTLTFTMGYIMGYRPEAGIGFVILAGLLVIVCSWAISWIFAFLGVISRTASSVQGISMIVLFPLTFLSNAFVPADTMPNFLQWFVKINPISHLVTAVRDLTNAGTIGWDFSLSLIGAAVIVAIFAPITVRAYMRRA; this is translated from the coding sequence ATGAGTAGTACTACAATGAAACCAGCTCATGGACGAAAACTTCGGGATAACTCAAGTTTTCGTCAGGCGGTTAGAAATTCATTAACAATGGCTTATAGAGGTTTGCTTAAGATAAAGCGTACACCTGAGCAATTATTTGATGTTACGTTACAGCCGATTCTTTTTACGCTCATGTTTACGTATATTTTTGGTGGGGCTATTTCTGGCAATGTGCAAAATTACTTACCGGTTATTATTCCAGGGATTCTCGTTCAAACTGTTATTACAACATCTGTTGTGACAGGAGTTCAGCTGCGAGAAGATATGGATAAAGGGGTATTCGATCGGTTTAAGTCCCTGCCGATTGCCCGGATTTCTCCTTTAGCGGGAGCATTGCTTGCAGATACGATTCGTTATACGATTGCGACAACTCTTACATTTACAATGGGATATATTATGGGATATCGACCAGAAGCTGGTATAGGTTTTGTTATTTTGGCAGGGCTTCTTGTCATTGTTTGTTCTTGGGCGATTAGCTGGATTTTTGCTTTCTTAGGTGTTATTTCGCGAACTGCTTCGAGTGTACAAGGAATTTCTATGATTGTATTATTTCCGTTAACGTTTCTTTCCAATGCCTTTGTTCCAGCTGACACAATGCCTAATTTTCTACAATGGTTTGTAAAAATTAATCCAATCTCTCACTTGGTTACAGCAGTAAGGGATTTAACAAATGCGGGGACAATTGGTTGGGATTTCAGCCTCTCTCTTATTGGAGCAGCAGTAATAGTAGCAATCTTTGCTCCGATTACGGTACGTGCGTATATGCGTCGTGCATGA
- a CDS encoding cysteine hydrolase family protein has product MQNHNSKAALLVMDVQNGIVSSLGERKKEALIIYQKAIKAARQHAVPVIFIRVGFSEGYPEVSPKNKKFSGILKYGGMTILDEATQIHESVQPEVNEAVVTKYRISAFAGSNLEIILRSQQIETLVLSGISTSGVVLSTLREAADKDFQLKVLADACFDTNKEVHHILMDKVFPSQADVITVEDWVDTLI; this is encoded by the coding sequence ATGCAAAATCACAATAGTAAAGCAGCATTGTTAGTTATGGATGTTCAAAACGGCATTGTCTCAAGCTTAGGGGAAAGAAAAAAAGAGGCATTAATAATTTATCAGAAAGCTATAAAAGCAGCCCGGCAGCATGCTGTTCCTGTCATTTTTATTAGAGTGGGATTCAGTGAGGGGTACCCTGAAGTTAGTCCCAAAAACAAAAAATTTTCCGGAATATTAAAGTATGGAGGGATGACTATCCTTGATGAAGCCACACAAATTCATGAATCTGTACAACCAGAGGTAAATGAGGCTGTTGTTACAAAATATCGAATAAGTGCATTTGCCGGAAGTAATTTGGAGATTATTTTGCGTTCCCAGCAAATTGAGACACTAGTACTAAGTGGAATTTCAACAAGCGGAGTCGTTCTATCTACTTTAAGGGAAGCGGCAGACAAAGATTTTCAATTAAAGGTACTAGCAGATGCTTGTTTTGATACGAATAAAGAGGTGCATCACATTTTGATGGATAAAGTATTTCCTAGTCAAGCTGATGTGATAACTGTAGAAGACTGGGTTGATACATTGATTTAA
- a CDS encoding zinc ribbon domain-containing protein YjdM, producing the protein MSKLPNCPKCHSEYTYDDGTFLVCPECGYEWTLNADTEVDGDNRVIKDANGNVLNDGDTVTVIKDLKVKGSSSVLKQGTKVKNIRLVDGDHDIDCKIVGFGAMKLKSEFVKKI; encoded by the coding sequence ATGAGTAAATTGCCTAATTGTCCGAAATGCCATTCGGAATATACATATGATGATGGGACATTTTTGGTTTGTCCGGAATGTGGATATGAGTGGACATTAAATGCTGATACGGAAGTGGACGGAGATAATAGGGTTATTAAAGATGCAAACGGAAATGTTTTGAATGATGGGGATACGGTAACAGTTATCAAGGATCTCAAGGTAAAAGGTAGCTCATCGGTTTTAAAACAAGGAACTAAAGTAAAGAATATCCGATTGGTGGACGGGGACCACGACATTGATTGTAAAATTGTTGGTTTTGGTGCAATGAAATTAAAATCGGAATTTGTGAAGAAGATATAG
- a CDS encoding lipid II flippase Amj family protein, which yields MEFITGKVLFIALFLLIIHCIETLAYAVRLSGARVKLIASALSLFNMMVIVSRMANMMQQPFTGSLVDTAPKENTLLFVEQQYRVLIGASTLGTIVGILLLPTFTAIFSRAIIHLAKEHGSVPILLKKGFSFEYIKRGIKYIHIPRLSYIKGIRFKDIPLRLFFFNMIVTAIYTIGVLSALYASLLAPDRSGATIMASGLINGLATILLALFIDPKISVLADNVINGKGSYSNLKGISVLMISSRLIGTLLAQLLFIPGAKYIAWITKFLVLFN from the coding sequence TTGGAGTTTATTACTGGTAAGGTCTTATTTATTGCGTTATTTCTTCTTATTATTCATTGTATTGAAACGCTTGCCTATGCGGTTAGGTTATCGGGGGCAAGAGTCAAATTGATTGCGTCTGCATTATCGTTATTTAATATGATGGTCATTGTTTCTAGAATGGCTAACATGATGCAACAGCCATTTACAGGTAGCTTAGTTGATACAGCACCAAAAGAAAACACACTTTTATTCGTAGAACAACAATATAGGGTATTAATTGGAGCTTCTACTCTTGGTACAATAGTCGGGATTCTTTTATTGCCAACATTTACTGCTATATTTTCTAGAGCCATTATTCATCTAGCTAAAGAACATGGTTCTGTTCCTATACTCCTAAAAAAAGGGTTCTCATTCGAATACATAAAAAGAGGAATAAAATATATTCACATCCCTAGGCTTTCTTATATAAAAGGGATAAGATTCAAGGATATTCCTCTCCGATTATTCTTCTTCAATATGATTGTAACCGCCATTTATACAATCGGAGTATTATCAGCTCTTTATGCATCTTTATTAGCACCCGATAGATCGGGGGCAACCATCATGGCATCTGGTTTAATAAATGGGTTAGCAACTATTTTATTAGCTCTATTTATTGATCCTAAGATATCTGTACTTGCAGATAATGTTATAAATGGGAAAGGTAGTTACAGTAATCTCAAAGGAATTTCTGTACTAATGATATCCTCGAGACTTATCGGAACCTTACTTGCTCAATTACTATTTATACCAGGAGCAAAATATATTGCTTGGATAACAAAGTTTTTGGTTCTTTTTAATTAA
- a CDS encoding MFS transporter translates to MAISQNKSYFNNKLIAPMILGSILNPINSSIISVALIPIGKAFSVSPSQTAWLISALYLATAIGQPVVGKLIDLYGPRLLFLIATSLVGISSFIAIFPPNFWWLVVARVLLGLGTCAGYPASMYLIRSEAERTGEDSPAKILTLLAIANQTIAVIGPTLGGLLIGLGGWQSIFMMNIPLSFACIILGYTRFPKASLTSVGSEKRHISIDITGIIFFGITLISTLLFLMSPNLNSIYLIIISIITGIIFIITELRSKAPFIDVRMFKGNSPLLFTYARSLLTATVTYCMLYGFPQWLEKGRGLSPSQTGLVLMPMFLMSIIVSKLTGKSPSIRLKLIVGGFIQLLAILLVLFINKDSSLASLLAIVSFLGIPQGLLSLANQNAVYFQANKSQIGASSGLLRTFMYMGAMIASAGNGLFLKSESITTGMHQIAIFGAGIGIILMIITLVGFKGLQEEKGGGGSSAS, encoded by the coding sequence TTGGCAATTAGTCAAAATAAAAGCTACTTTAACAATAAGTTGATTGCTCCGATGATCTTAGGCTCTATTTTGAATCCTATTAACTCTTCTATTATTTCTGTTGCTTTAATTCCAATTGGAAAAGCATTCAGCGTGTCACCTTCACAAACAGCATGGCTAATTTCTGCCTTGTATTTAGCAACGGCAATTGGGCAGCCTGTTGTAGGGAAATTGATTGACTTATATGGTCCTAGATTACTTTTTTTAATCGCCACATCGTTAGTAGGTATCTCGAGTTTTATCGCAATATTCCCACCTAATTTTTGGTGGTTAGTTGTTGCAAGGGTTTTGCTTGGCCTTGGGACCTGTGCGGGTTACCCAGCATCTATGTATTTAATTCGCAGTGAAGCAGAACGAACTGGGGAGGATAGTCCGGCTAAAATCCTTACATTACTGGCTATTGCCAATCAAACGATTGCCGTTATTGGTCCTACATTGGGTGGGTTATTGATTGGATTAGGTGGTTGGCAAAGTATATTCATGATGAATATTCCTTTGTCCTTTGCTTGTATAATTTTAGGCTATACTCGTTTTCCAAAGGCTTCCTTAACTTCTGTCGGGTCAGAGAAAAGACATATTTCTATTGATATTACAGGAATAATCTTTTTTGGAATTACTTTAATTTCTACTTTGCTTTTCTTAATGAGCCCGAATCTAAATAGTATTTATCTAATAATTATTTCCATTATAACGGGAATAATTTTTATTATCACCGAGCTGAGAAGTAAAGCTCCTTTTATCGATGTTCGAATGTTTAAAGGGAATAGTCCCTTGCTGTTTACTTATGCTAGGAGCTTACTTACAGCAACTGTGACATATTGTATGCTTTATGGGTTCCCTCAGTGGTTGGAAAAAGGGAGAGGATTATCGCCTTCACAAACAGGATTAGTGCTAATGCCGATGTTTTTGATGTCGATCATCGTTTCAAAATTAACAGGGAAAAGTCCTTCTATTCGTTTGAAGCTAATTGTTGGAGGATTTATTCAACTTCTTGCTATTCTATTAGTTCTATTTATCAATAAGGATAGTAGTCTTGCTTCTTTATTGGCGATTGTTTCCTTTTTGGGGATACCACAAGGTTTGCTTAGTTTAGCTAATCAAAATGCTGTCTATTTTCAAGCAAATAAAAGTCAAATAGGAGCTTCTTCTGGCTTATTAAGAACGTTTATGTATATGGGCGCTATGATAGCATCTGCAGGAAATGGTTTGTTCTTAAAATCAGAGTCTATCACAACAGGCATGCACCAAATTGCGATTTTTGGAGCAGGTATTGGAATTATTTTGATGATTATAACTTTAGTAGGATTTAAAGGATTACAAGAGGAAAAAGGAGGGGGTGGTTCTAGTGCTTCCTAA
- a CDS encoding response regulator transcription factor encodes MAKILIVDDDPHIRELIHVILTKEGLSIVVAEDGEKGLSLLEQGKIDLIILDIMMPNMDGWTFCREVRTYYTDTLPILMLTAKGETTQKVKGFELGADDYLVKPFAPAELVARVKALLKRYQINLSNRIEIGNVTIDHDSYKVSIGDKEVTLPLKEFELLFKLATHQKKTFSREQLIEDIWGFDYEGDERTVDVHIKRLRQRFSEEECPFKITTVRGLGYRLEVIQ; translated from the coding sequence ATGGCAAAAATACTAATTGTTGATGATGACCCACATATTAGAGAGTTAATTCATGTTATTTTAACAAAGGAAGGCTTGTCTATTGTAGTGGCAGAAGATGGAGAAAAGGGATTGTCTTTACTCGAGCAGGGTAAAATCGATTTAATAATTCTTGATATTATGATGCCAAATATGGATGGATGGACATTCTGCAGGGAAGTAAGAACATACTATACGGATACGTTGCCAATCTTAATGTTGACGGCAAAAGGGGAAACAACGCAAAAAGTAAAAGGGTTTGAACTTGGAGCAGACGATTATTTAGTAAAGCCATTTGCACCAGCTGAGTTAGTTGCCAGAGTAAAGGCGCTTCTTAAGCGCTATCAAATCAATCTCTCGAATCGGATTGAGATTGGAAATGTCACCATTGATCATGATTCTTATAAGGTTTCTATCGGAGACAAGGAAGTTACGTTGCCTTTAAAGGAATTTGAACTATTATTTAAACTTGCAACCCATCAAAAGAAAACATTCTCGAGGGAACAATTAATTGAAGACATTTGGGGCTTTGATTATGAGGGGGATGAACGGACAGTTGATGTTCATATAAAGCGATTGCGCCAGCGGTTCTCCGAAGAGGAATGTCCTTTTAAAATAACAACGGTTCGTGGCCTTGGCTATCGTTTGGAGGTAATACAGTGA
- a CDS encoding YhgE/Pip domain-containing protein: MKGIQLIKQDLMAMWKHSHGRIALIFLIMVPLIYASFFLAGYWNPYGNLDNLPVAVVNQDKGAMMDGDRIEAGDDLIKELKGNKELEFHFISEEKAETGLKDGDYYMVLTIPKDFSKNISTLMDDHPIPAKLISQTNPGGNFVASQISSTAVERINEKISKSITKTYGEGVFSKFSELAEGLKKAGDGADELHQGMNDAKNAMVKLDDGYNQLEQGMNQLTVGSNKLLKGEEALSSGGADLEKGSLSLSEGMDKLTVGLDALIAGEEQVTAGVKQWSSSNETLLQGQTKANEAAKLLQDQMSAYSKSHPEAGEDPEFLKLLTIANGLAEATGQLQTGQTQLAQGAQQVTAGQENINSGLDKFSDKLDEAAAGANDLASGTVKLNDGLDEWSEGYASLNNGIIKTTHGTVPLKDGTEKIMDGLSQLSDGTYTLSSSLDAAAIETASVKNSNSLTDMFSEPVILEQKNVSNVPNYGSGIAPYFLSLAFFVGGIMASNILPLGRRKELIVNGTHHLVNKLGLVYTIGFVQAIIVDVIVLSVFKLEVASIPLFVLSSIIVSFTFMTFILMLVTVFGLVGKFLAVTFLVFQLASCSGTFPMELGNPILSKIGQWMPMAHSLKSLQEVISLGNWHELQNQLFILVIYLAVAGIIAWVASHIQHRESYVQSSLS; encoded by the coding sequence TTGAAAGGGATACAGTTGATAAAGCAAGACTTAATGGCGATGTGGAAACATTCTCATGGGCGTATAGCTTTAATTTTTCTTATAATGGTACCTTTAATCTATGCTAGTTTCTTTTTAGCTGGATATTGGAATCCTTATGGTAACTTAGATAATCTGCCTGTAGCGGTTGTTAATCAAGATAAAGGAGCCATGATGGATGGTGACCGTATAGAAGCAGGAGATGATTTGATTAAGGAATTAAAAGGAAATAAGGAACTAGAATTTCATTTTATTTCCGAGGAAAAGGCTGAAACGGGATTAAAAGACGGGGATTATTATATGGTATTAACCATTCCAAAAGATTTTTCAAAAAACATAAGTACCCTAATGGATGATCACCCGATTCCTGCAAAGCTGATTTCACAAACAAATCCAGGTGGGAATTTTGTCGCATCTCAGATTAGTTCGACTGCAGTAGAAAGAATAAATGAAAAAATCTCCAAAAGTATTACAAAGACATATGGAGAAGGTGTTTTTTCTAAGTTCAGTGAACTGGCAGAGGGATTAAAGAAAGCTGGAGATGGAGCTGATGAACTTCATCAGGGAATGAATGATGCTAAAAATGCTATGGTTAAGCTGGATGATGGATATAACCAACTTGAGCAAGGGATGAATCAATTGACAGTTGGCAGTAATAAACTTCTAAAGGGAGAAGAAGCACTATCTTCTGGTGGTGCGGATTTGGAAAAGGGTTCTCTTTCTTTATCTGAAGGGATGGATAAGTTAACTGTAGGATTGGATGCACTTATAGCAGGTGAGGAACAAGTTACTGCTGGTGTAAAACAATGGTCTTCGAGCAATGAAACCCTGCTTCAAGGACAAACAAAGGCAAATGAAGCTGCCAAACTTCTTCAGGACCAAATGAGTGCCTACAGTAAGTCGCATCCAGAAGCAGGAGAGGATCCAGAATTTCTCAAGTTGCTGACGATTGCAAATGGATTAGCAGAGGCAACCGGACAGCTTCAGACTGGACAAACACAGCTTGCACAGGGTGCACAGCAGGTAACAGCAGGGCAGGAAAATATAAATTCTGGGCTAGACAAATTTTCTGACAAGCTTGACGAAGCAGCAGCCGGTGCTAATGATTTAGCATCGGGGACAGTAAAATTAAATGACGGATTGGATGAATGGAGCGAAGGCTATGCTTCATTAAATAATGGAATAATTAAAACAACGCATGGGACAGTACCTCTTAAAGACGGTACAGAAAAAATAATGGACGGGCTTAGTCAATTATCGGATGGAACATATACCCTTTCATCTAGTTTGGATGCTGCTGCTATAGAAACAGCTAGTGTCAAAAACAGTAATTCACTGACGGATATGTTTTCTGAACCTGTCATACTAGAACAGAAAAATGTTTCAAATGTGCCGAACTATGGATCTGGTATTGCTCCTTATTTCTTATCACTTGCCTTTTTCGTAGGAGGAATAATGGCATCAAATATCCTCCCTCTTGGCAGACGAAAAGAGCTTATTGTAAATGGAACCCATCATTTAGTCAATAAACTTGGATTGGTATATACGATTGGGTTTGTTCAAGCAATTATTGTAGATGTTATTGTATTAAGTGTGTTTAAACTGGAAGTAGCAAGTATTCCATTATTTGTACTCTCTAGTATCATCGTGTCATTTACCTTCATGACCTTTATATTGATGCTTGTTACAGTATTTGGATTAGTAGGAAAGTTTTTAGCGGTTACCTTCCTTGTATTCCAATTGGCCTCTTGCAGTGGTACTTTCCCAATGGAACTGGGAAATCCTATATTAAGTAAGATAGGACAATGGATGCCTATGGCTCATTCTCTTAAAAGTCTTCAGGAGGTAATTTCTTTAGGGAATTGGCATGAATTACAAAACCAATTATTTATTTTGGTGATTTATCTTGCAGTAGCTGGAATCATTGCCTGGGTGGCAAGTCATATTCAGCATCGGGAATCGTATGTTCAAAGCTCTCTTTCTTGA
- a CDS encoding sigma-70 family RNA polymerase sigma factor has product MKGGNLLDNNINLVKKAIRGNDKAFEKLVKLESEKLYKTAFLYVRNKEDALDVLQEAIYKAYVSIDQVKQPEFFTSWLTKILIRTAYDFLRGKKRMILDESLLNNYKVDSQTNIEGKIDLVKAISELNRDYQTVIILFYYHDLSIRYIGETLGIPENTVKTHLRRAKIELKRILEGVKNKYDQKAY; this is encoded by the coding sequence ATGAAAGGAGGGAATCTTTTGGACAATAATATTAATCTTGTTAAGAAAGCGATACGTGGAAATGATAAGGCATTCGAGAAGCTAGTAAAACTAGAAAGTGAGAAATTATATAAAACAGCTTTTCTCTATGTTCGGAATAAAGAGGACGCTTTAGATGTACTCCAAGAGGCAATTTATAAAGCATATGTATCAATAGATCAGGTAAAACAACCCGAGTTCTTTACTAGTTGGCTAACAAAAATTTTAATCCGCACTGCCTATGATTTTCTCAGAGGGAAAAAAAGAATGATTTTAGATGAAAGCCTTCTAAACAATTATAAAGTCGATAGCCAAACGAATATTGAAGGAAAAATAGACCTAGTAAAGGCAATCTCTGAACTTAATAGAGATTATCAAACGGTCATTATTCTATTCTACTATCATGACTTATCCATACGTTACATTGGAGAAACACTTGGAATTCCAGAGAATACAGTAAAAACACATCTTCGCCGTGCCAAAATAGAATTAAAAAGAATATTGGAAGGAGTGAAGAATAAATATGATCAAAAAGCCTATTAA
- a CDS encoding TetR/AcrR family transcriptional regulator has product MTEEKLTNTRLERRDAAENRQRILEAALKLFDQYDVELVSMNQIAKEADIGAGTLYRRYRNKGELCLDLIKDNVVIFFDNMENYLLDNQTATPAERLKGIIDLFIQFRESKAQLLKGVEDSEASPPSKSGTHSPLHDQLHQQFVKLFNEMNSTSNKPSTNIFKADILLAALKSDSYLFQREVRGYSPEDIAEALYEMFVL; this is encoded by the coding sequence ATGACTGAAGAAAAATTAACTAATACACGATTGGAAAGACGAGATGCAGCAGAGAATCGTCAACGAATATTAGAAGCTGCACTAAAGTTATTCGACCAATATGATGTAGAGTTAGTTAGTATGAATCAAATTGCAAAAGAAGCAGATATTGGAGCTGGAACACTCTATCGTCGTTACCGAAACAAGGGTGAATTATGTCTCGATTTAATCAAAGATAATGTAGTAATTTTCTTTGATAATATGGAGAACTACTTGCTGGATAACCAAACAGCTACTCCAGCTGAGCGATTAAAAGGCATTATTGATTTATTCATCCAATTTAGAGAAAGCAAAGCACAATTGCTTAAAGGGGTAGAGGATTCTGAAGCATCCCCACCCTCAAAATCCGGAACGCACAGTCCCTTACACGATCAATTGCATCAACAATTTGTGAAACTATTTAATGAAATGAACAGCACTTCAAACAAACCAAGTACCAATATTTTCAAAGCAGATATTTTATTAGCTGCTCTAAAAAGTGACTCCTATTTATTTCAACGAGAAGTTCGTGGATATTCACCAGAAGATATTGCAGAAGCACTTTATGAAATGTTCGTTCTATAA